The genomic segment ATAGGAAATGATTCATATTGTAGTCTAAAGGAAAAAGGTATAATTTAAAAAACATAATGAGTTTAAATAAGAAATGGAGTGACATAAAAATGATTATAGCTAATAGTAATTTTTCAGAAATAATACAAATGTTTATTACCAATGAAATAAATAATATAATCAATAAATATGGAAATATAGAAGAAAAGAATATTAAAAAGGTTGAGGTACTTATATCTAGAATTGATGATGAAGAATTCAAGCAAGAATTATTGCAGAATTTTGATATGGCATTGAACTTAGCAACAGATATAGGTGATAATTATGTGGATAATAATGTAATTAAAATGTTATTGTGGATAAAAAATCATACTAGATTAGATATAATGGTAAGCAAACTAATTAAAGTACTTGATGAAGTAAATGAATATGGATGTGCTTTAGTAAATGATAACACTATTATATATAAGAAAGGTGCTGACTTAAGAGATTTTGCCAAAGAAAAATTAGAATATATGTTAGAAGATGAATTTTATATTGATAAGTTATTTACAAAAGAAATGCTTATTGAAATGTGGAGGGATGGAACAAGTAAAAGCGATGCCATTAATGAATTGGTAGAAGGCGTTGAGGTTGAAGAACTTCTTGATATGGATGCACAACCAATGTTTGAGGATGACGATAATCAAGAGTATATATATGCAGTAATAGATTGTTAATAAGGTTACTTTTCTAAAAGGAGAGGTAGCCTTTTTATTATGTAAAAAACAATAAAAGAGAGGAATGAAATTTTATGTTTAATAAAGAAAATCGTTATGTTACAAAAGGAGTAAATGAAAACGTAGATATTAGATTACAGATTATAATTTGTTTCTTTAATTGATGAATTAAAGAAACAAATGGAGGTGGACTATCTACAGATATTTAATATATCACAAATTAATAAGAGCAGAATAGAAATTACCCATGAGCAGGAAATACCAGAATATAAAGCTATATATGAAATAGATGGTCAAGAGATTATATTAGAAAATGATGCAAAAATATATGTAATTGATGATGGAGAATATTCTACAATGATTTTAGCAGAAGAATATTACTAATACTTATACTGATAAAGTCTAGAACAGAGTCGGTATTTTTAGGAAAGCAGAAATATAGTACTTAGTTAAAGACAAAGCATAATAGCTTAATGCTGTATAATAAGAAAATAACTGTTTTTGAAATATATATTATATTAATAGAAAAACGATACATGATTGTTATTTTACTAGGAAGATAGAAAAAGGAACATAAAAATGAAGAATATTAGGATAGACATTGTAAGAATGGCAGCTGTTAATATAATGATGGCTGCTTCTTTTAATTGATGTAAGAAAAAACGGAAGTTAATACGCAAAAAAACAACGAATGTTGGAATTATATGAAAAAAAGTAAAATAATTGGCTATAATTATAAATATATAGGAGGGATAGAGTTGAGTATATTTGCTGATATCATTTCAGGTGTAATTGATGCTGTGGATAGAGAAGTTCAAAAGACAGATAGAAAAATTAATGAGGGTTTGGATAAGTTTGTAGATTTTGGTGAACGAATAGATGCTACTTTTGGAACTGGGGATTATAAATATAAAAGTAGTGAAGAAAGAGTGAAAAGAGTATTTCAATCAGAAGTTCCTATGGTTTATAGTAAAGAAAATTATGAACATGACGAGGAATATAAAACTGAAGCTGAATATGGAGATATAATAGGTGTGCATAGAGATCTTGGGTATGATCATTATGGTGTATATGTTAATGATAGTTGTATAATACATTTTGCATCGAAAAATAGTGATTTTGGAGATCAAGTAATTCATGAAACTAATTTAAGAGGTTTTCTTAGAGGTGATAAAGATTATTTTGTACTAAATTTTCCTAAAGTATATGGAAAACCTCGAAAGATAGAGAGATCTGAAATTTTCTTGCATATGCCATCTAACCATACTGACGTTATGAAGGAAATCTCATATAGATTATATAGCCAAGAAAAAACTGTAGAAAGAGCAAGGAGTAAAATGGGGAGCAAAGGATATAATTTGATATTTAATAACTGTGAACATTTTGCAATTTGGTGTAAAACAGGTATACATGAATCACATCAGATAAATGAGTTATTGGAAGATACAAAAAAGAGTTATATTTGATAGAATATTAATTAAGAATTATTAAGTGTACTGAATTCTAAATAGCAGCTGTTAAATAATGATGGCTGCTTATTTTTTTTATTCAATTTAATAAAAGATATGATAAATGCATCAAAAAGTAATTGAAATTAGTAATAATATAGTCTAATTAGTATTAAAAATTCATTTGATTTCTTAATATTTATAAAAAGAACTGGATAGCCAAAATGCTGATTTTCCTTGAAAATCAATGAATCTGAGAAAAAGATATACCCCAAAAATTGGGGTATATTTCATATAGATATATCTAGATTTTTGGGATGTATTTAAAATTAAATCATTTTTACTAGCTGGCTCTGATGTGGAACATAGAAAGAAGAGTTGAATCAATTCTATTTCCTTGGTAAGCAATTCTTGGGTCAAGATAATAATTCACACTTCTTTTAACCTTAACAGAAGCAAATACTCCTTTTTTAACTAAGGAAGCCATATATTTATCTACTGCATTTTGTCTAATTCCAAGAACTGTTTCTAGATCTTTTTTTATCATTGGAGTACCGTCTTCATTTGTGATAAGGTTGTTCTCATATGTTATATGATAGGATAGAATACTAATAATACCCATTTCAGCAACAGAAAGGCCATATGTCTTTTTAATTTGTTGAATATAAGACTTGAAATTCTTATTAAAGTACTTCTCAGGTGTCCATGGATGTCTAGTATCCCCTTTAACAGAAATGGAAAAAAGGGGAACTTCCATTCCCTCACGTTCCATTTTTTTCTTCTCCTCTAAAATAGCATTAGCAAGTCTATTGTGAACAGCAATGGCATTTCTTGTTTTTTCCATACCTATTTCAGCATTAGTTTTCTTTTTCATTGTAACCACCATCCTTAGTGACTAAAGAAAAATAAGTATCTAGCAGTTCATTAAGGAAGGCTGATATATTTTCAATGATACCTTCTTCTTTTAAAGTCTTTAAAGCTTGAATATTATTTTTGGTGAAATAACAGCTCATTCTAGTATGTTTGAACTTATATTTTTCACTATCATTCTTCTTGGGGCGACCTCTTTTATCTGCATGGTAGCCAAAACTTGATAGTTTACTAAGTAATATTAATCTTTTCTTTACTTGTAAGTCTAATTTTTTCTGATAGTGATAAAATTCCGATTTACTCATAGAAGAAGTATCTTCTTTTCTTAGATTTTTGATTAGATCCTTACAGTCATTAAATTCTGATATAAGTTTCTTAATCTTTTCCTCATTTAATATTTGGAGATTATTTAGAAAAATCCTTTTAACTTTAGTTATTTGATTTGTAGTATTTTGCATTTTTGCATCCTCCTAAAAAATTATTTAATATAATGTTAATTTTGGGAGACCAAAAAATAATTAAAAATAGAATTGATGCAGGGGATAGAAAAGTGAGAAATAAGTGGATTTTCAAGGTGACCTAAAAATAATTCAATACAATAAAATGACTATAAGGGAATTGTCCTTATAGTCCTGAAAATAAATTTATAACGTACTTAAATTAATTAGAATAACTACTCTGTCATTTTTTTAATGCAATTCTAACAGCTTCACAAAAAGTTGAAAATCCAACTGGGGTTGCACTTACTGCTATAAATTTACCATCCTTACCTTGTGTAATCTCATACCAGTTATCATCTCTTATGTTAGTAAAGGCTTCCTCTAAACTTCTATAATTATTTTTACTATATTTTATTTTAATAAGTTCTATCAAATCTTCAGTTAATTTAAATTTCTGCCTATTTCGAGTATCATATTTCGAGCGGTTTATGATAAAGTCTTTTGAATCATAAATGTTATAATTTTCATTGGGATTCGATTCTTTAAACTGTTGAAAGTTATCCTCAAATTCTTTAATGCACTTAGTTATTGTATCTCTATGAACACCCAGTAATCTTGATATTTCTCTTTTTGAGGTATTTTTACACCACATATCAAATATTTCATACTTTTTCTCATAGCTTATCATTTCATACCGCCTTACAAATATATATTTTATTTATTGTAGCATAACATGGTACAAAATTCACATGGAAAACATACTCTAACAGTTCTATGAAGGCATAAAATTTTATTTATTGCCTGAACTACCTTATAAAAAACGAAAAATAATTTTTTTGTATATAGTTTTTAAGGAGGTGTTTTTGTGAAATAAAGTTTTAAAATTATCTGTTATACTTCAGGAGTTAAAAAATTAGAAATTCAAAGAATTAAAAAATGAAAGGATAAGAAGTTATGAACATTAAGAAGTTAGAAAATTTGAAAAACATTGCATTACAATATATTAAAATGGACCTTCCCATAATCGAGTGTGACAGTAAAATACCTAAAAAGAAAGGTTGGAACAAGGTTAGCAAAACGGATCCAGAAGAAGTTAAAGACTGGTTTATAAAGTCCAAGTTCCCGGGGATTGGATTAGTGCTAGGAGGTGATTGCGGTATTGTTGGAATTGATATTGATGGTCCCTCGGCAGTTGAGTTATTACATGAAAAATCACAGGGAGATTTACCAGATACCTGGACTTATATAACACCAGGAAATGGGATGAGATATTTGTATCGTTTTCCTAAAAATCTTAATGCAAAAAAGCGTACTTTTACATTAGAAGGAGAACACTCAGAGTTAGCATTTTTAGGTATAGGACAGCAGACTATTCTTCCAGGTTCATTGCATCCAAATGGCGGTACATATGAGTGGGTGGAGAAAAAAAGCTATAAAGATCTAGAAATTGCAAATGCACCTGATTGGATGGTGAAAATAATGACTGAAAGTTCTGGTGTTAATCAAAGTAAACTAAACAATTTTGAAGATTCAAAATTACTTAGTGAGAGTATAATTAATTACCAATTAGGCAAATTTACTTCAAAATGCCTGCACTGCAAAAAGGCGTTAGAGCTTCAAGAAGGTGGTGGTCTTTCAGAGGATGAATGGTTTG from the Clostridium beijerinckii genome contains:
- a CDS encoding lecithin retinol acyltransferase family protein; translated protein: MSIFADIISGVIDAVDREVQKTDRKINEGLDKFVDFGERIDATFGTGDYKYKSSEERVKRVFQSEVPMVYSKENYEHDEEYKTEAEYGDIIGVHRDLGYDHYGVYVNDSCIIHFASKNSDFGDQVIHETNLRGFLRGDKDYFVLNFPKVYGKPRKIERSEIFLHMPSNHTDVMKEISYRLYSQEKTVERARSKMGSKGYNLIFNNCEHFAIWCKTGIHESHQINELLEDTKKSYI
- a CDS encoding DUF960 family protein; translation: MDYLQIFNISQINKSRIEITHEQEIPEYKAIYEIDGQEIILENDAKIYVIDDGEYSTMILAEEYY